Proteins encoded together in one Oncorhynchus nerka isolate Pitt River linkage group LG19, Oner_Uvic_2.0, whole genome shotgun sequence window:
- the LOC115147014 gene encoding growth arrest and DNA damage-inducible protein GADD45 gamma-like, which yields MTLEEVLIQKPVERAQCTGKALEEVLLSAKDNNCLTVGVYESAKVMNVDPDNVCFCVLATDEEWECDIALQIHFTLIQSYCFDNDISIVRVNNMQQLAEIVGDKTGQLEDAHCCLITNSADGSWEDPALEKLHLFCEESRGLNDWVPEITLPKR from the exons ATGACTCTTGAGGAAGTTCTGATCCAGAAGCCCGTTGAACGTGCCCAGTGCACCGGCAAAGCACTGGAGGAAGTTCTCCTCTCCGCTAAAGACAACAACTGCCTGACTGTCGGTGTCTATGAGTCTGCTAAAGTTATGAATGT TGACCCAGAcaatgtgtgtttctgtgtcctgGCAACCGATGAGGAGTGGGAGTGTGACATTGCTCTCCAGATCCACTTCACCCTCATCCAGTCTTACTGTTTTGACAACGACATCAGCATCGTCAGGGTGAACAACATGCAGCAACTGGCCGAAATTGTTGGTGACAAGACTGGCCAGCTTGAAGACGCCCACTGCTGTCTCATCACG AACTCAGCTGATGGTTCTTGGGAGGACCCTGCTTTGGAGAAGCTGCACCTGTTCTGTGAGGAGAGCCGCGGTCTGAACGACTGGGTTCCAGAGATCACCCTCCCTAAACGCTGA